A portion of the Kribbella jejuensis genome contains these proteins:
- a CDS encoding LLM class flavin-dependent oxidoreductase, with protein sequence MSLEFGVILPTSTPDPERPILGDVRDSARYAEDAGLDSVWSTDHLVASAPLLESSVVLATAAAVTERITVGYNVMLLALRPVAWAAKQISSLQYVSNNRVVLGVGTGNPAHGDAGWRAAGVEYADRGRLTDEALAVLPGLIAGDDPDVKIAPSAKVPPIFVAGGGPRAHRRAAKYADGWATIALPPDEVRANLDRINELADGKQLRATVVAPQLTGDPLEQLAAYEAAGTERIILPPTGDWRHDYDEAAELRARYHA encoded by the coding sequence ATGAGCCTTGAATTCGGAGTGATCCTCCCGACGTCGACCCCGGACCCGGAGCGACCGATCCTCGGCGACGTACGCGACAGTGCCCGGTACGCCGAGGACGCCGGATTGGACTCGGTCTGGTCGACGGATCACCTGGTCGCGAGTGCTCCACTGCTCGAGAGTTCCGTCGTCCTGGCGACAGCGGCGGCGGTGACCGAGCGGATCACCGTCGGGTACAACGTGATGCTGCTGGCGCTGCGACCGGTCGCGTGGGCGGCGAAGCAGATCAGCTCACTGCAGTACGTCTCGAACAACCGCGTCGTACTCGGCGTCGGCACCGGCAATCCCGCGCACGGTGATGCCGGATGGCGGGCGGCCGGGGTGGAGTACGCCGACCGCGGCCGGCTGACCGACGAGGCGCTCGCCGTACTGCCCGGGCTGATCGCGGGCGACGATCCCGACGTGAAGATCGCGCCGAGCGCGAAGGTGCCGCCGATCTTCGTGGCCGGCGGCGGACCGCGGGCGCACCGGCGGGCCGCGAAGTACGCCGACGGCTGGGCGACGATCGCGCTGCCGCCCGACGAGGTCCGCGCGAACCTGGACCGCATCAACGAACTTGCCGACGGCAAGCAGTTGCGGGCGACGGTGGTGGCGCCGCAGCTCACCGGCGATCCGCTCGAACAGCTCGCCGCGTACGAAGCCGCCGGGACCGAACGCATCATCCTTCCGCCGACTGGTGACTGGCGGCACGACTACGACGAAGCGGCCGAGCTCCGGGCTCGTTACCACGCCTGA
- a CDS encoding SDR family NAD(P)-dependent oxidoreductase: MSGLVLVGVGPGIGLAVARRFVREGMSAGLVARSEGTVQAAADALGSSDVLPVTADVTDEVGLRSALDRVVGAHGVPDVVVYNAALIQADRIGDLTAQQHLDAWAVNVVGAITTAARLAPAMAERGSGSFLITGGMPVPKPDYASLSIGKAGVRTLVTLLDQQYGAAGVHAASVTVSGGVAPGSGWDPEDIAEHYWRLHRQEPAEWVHELVI, encoded by the coding sequence ATGTCTGGACTTGTGCTGGTCGGAGTGGGGCCCGGGATCGGGTTGGCGGTCGCGCGGCGGTTCGTGCGGGAGGGGATGAGCGCAGGGCTGGTTGCGCGTTCGGAAGGCACCGTGCAGGCGGCGGCGGACGCGCTCGGGAGTAGCGACGTACTGCCGGTGACGGCCGACGTGACGGATGAGGTCGGCCTGCGTTCGGCGCTCGATCGGGTGGTCGGGGCGCACGGCGTACCGGACGTGGTGGTCTACAACGCCGCACTCATCCAGGCGGATCGGATCGGCGACCTGACGGCGCAGCAGCATCTCGATGCCTGGGCGGTGAACGTGGTCGGAGCGATCACCACCGCAGCGCGCCTCGCACCGGCGATGGCTGAGCGGGGTAGCGGATCGTTCCTGATCACCGGGGGCATGCCGGTGCCGAAGCCGGACTACGCGAGCCTGTCGATCGGCAAGGCGGGGGTTCGGACGCTGGTGACGTTGCTGGACCAGCAGTACGGCGCGGCCGGCGTACATGCGGCAAGCGTGACCGTGAGCGGGGGCGTGGCGCCGGGGAGTGGGTGGGATCCGGAGGACATCGCTGAGCACTACTGGCGGCTGCACCGGCAGGAGCCGGCGGAATGGGTGCATGAACTCGTCATCTGA
- a CDS encoding VOC family protein, translating into MALEIQNVVFACPGNSPESYQRGARPVAEFYAALLGMRIVREDWFLVAGDGRLMLGFGDGPIDYQPPRWPDPAYPQQLHVDVAVPELAAAGERAAELGAELLDDRRDWHVYADPIGHPFCFYQEATDRARIVRIVIDCPEPRELATFYSALLELPERELDTPDRVVLAGTPQLAFQRSDAPAPRWPDPAYPQQVHLDLFTDDVEEARAHAVSVGAEALQTDGPDHHVYADPAGHPFCI; encoded by the coding sequence GTGGCCCTCGAGATCCAGAACGTCGTGTTCGCCTGTCCGGGGAATTCACCGGAGAGCTATCAGCGTGGGGCCCGACCGGTGGCTGAGTTCTACGCGGCGTTGCTGGGGATGCGGATCGTTCGGGAGGACTGGTTCCTGGTCGCGGGGGACGGGCGGCTGATGTTGGGCTTCGGGGACGGGCCGATCGACTACCAGCCGCCGCGTTGGCCGGATCCCGCCTATCCGCAGCAGCTGCACGTCGATGTCGCCGTACCGGAGCTGGCGGCGGCCGGGGAGCGCGCCGCTGAGCTCGGGGCTGAGCTATTGGATGATCGGCGGGATTGGCACGTGTACGCCGATCCGATCGGGCATCCGTTCTGCTTCTATCAGGAGGCGACGGATCGGGCGCGAATCGTTCGGATCGTCATCGACTGTCCGGAGCCGCGGGAGTTGGCTACGTTCTACAGCGCCCTGCTGGAGCTGCCGGAGCGCGAGCTCGATACTCCGGATCGGGTCGTTCTTGCCGGTACGCCGCAGTTGGCGTTCCAGCGCTCCGACGCGCCGGCGCCGCGGTGGCCGGATCCGGCGTACCCGCAGCAGGTTCATCTCGATCTGTTCACCGACGACGTCGAGGAGGCCCGGGCGCATGCCGTCAGCGTCGGTGCTGAGGCGTTGCAGACCGACGGTCCGGATCACCACGTGTACGCCGACCCGGCCGGGCACCCGTTCTGCATCTGA
- a CDS encoding TetR/AcrR family transcriptional regulator gives MNEPTPRSSRAQQRIETQDRILAAARQLFADTGYDRTTIRAIAAAAQVDAGLVMHYFGSKEKLFALSTRTDTPLVSGETPEEVAEQLLGILRQSLIEEPIGSLAALRSMLTHPDAAAEVGNAHAERVKVSKAIPGVDGNLRAAVLSAILIGVVLGRHLVKFEELADAEPDEIVELLRPVVFSLTKAAE, from the coding sequence GTGAACGAGCCCACGCCCCGGTCGTCGCGGGCACAGCAGCGGATCGAGACGCAGGACCGGATCCTGGCCGCCGCGCGGCAACTGTTCGCCGACACCGGGTACGACCGGACCACGATCCGCGCCATCGCGGCCGCGGCGCAGGTGGATGCCGGGTTGGTGATGCACTACTTCGGCAGCAAGGAGAAGCTGTTCGCGTTGTCGACGCGGACGGACACTCCGTTGGTGAGCGGCGAGACGCCCGAGGAGGTCGCCGAGCAGTTGCTCGGGATCCTGCGGCAGTCGTTGATCGAGGAGCCGATCGGGTCGCTGGCCGCGCTCCGGTCGATGCTCACCCACCCCGACGCGGCCGCCGAGGTCGGCAACGCCCACGCCGAACGCGTCAAGGTCAGCAAGGCGATCCCCGGCGTCGACGGCAATCTGCGCGCCGCCGTGCTCAGCGCGATCCTGATCGGCGTGGTGCTCGGCCGTCACCTGGTCAAGTTCGAGGAGTTGGCCGACGCCGAACCGGACGAGATCGTCGAACTGCTCCGCCCGGTGGTCTTCTCGCTGACCAAGGCCGCGGAATAG
- a CDS encoding response regulator, producing MIRLLIADDHPIVRDGLSGMFAAEPEFEVVGEAADGAEAIQLAEALRPDVILMDLQMPGMNGLAAIVELAERGVRARVLVLTTYDTDGYVVPAIEAGATGYLLKDAPRDELLRAVRSAADGHSVLAPSVANTLMNHVRAPRAAELLSPRELEVLKLVAAGNTNRETARHLFISEATVKTHLLNIYSKLDVSDRAAAVAAGYKRGLL from the coding sequence ATGATCCGGTTGCTGATCGCCGACGACCATCCGATCGTCCGGGACGGGCTGAGCGGGATGTTCGCGGCCGAGCCCGAGTTCGAGGTGGTCGGTGAGGCCGCCGACGGCGCGGAGGCGATCCAGCTGGCCGAGGCACTCCGGCCGGACGTGATCCTGATGGACCTGCAGATGCCCGGCATGAACGGGCTCGCCGCGATTGTCGAACTGGCCGAACGCGGCGTGCGGGCGCGGGTGCTCGTGCTCACGACGTACGACACCGACGGGTACGTCGTACCCGCGATCGAGGCGGGCGCAACCGGGTATCTGCTCAAGGACGCACCGCGCGACGAACTTCTCCGCGCGGTACGTTCCGCGGCCGACGGTCACTCGGTTCTCGCACCGTCGGTGGCGAACACGCTGATGAACCACGTCCGCGCACCGCGGGCCGCGGAGCTGCTCAGCCCGCGCGAACTCGAGGTCCTGAAACTGGTTGCCGCCGGCAACACGAACCGCGAGACGGCCCGGCACCTGTTCATCAGCGAGGCTACGGTGAAGACGCACCTGCTGAACATCTACTCCAAACTCGACGTCTCCGACCGCGCCGCCGCAGTCGCCGCAGGCTACAAACGCGGCCTGCTCTAA
- a CDS encoding nuclear transport factor 2 family protein yields the protein MRTPAEVLDLRRQYLIARDYESFAELFAEDGVIELPFAVDGLPARLEGREAIRDFSLKTSDRPIEILDLQTVQLHQTADPEVVVLELVTKGRHTTTNQPFEAPCIQVFRIRNGQIKHFRDYVAAGKIPGLT from the coding sequence ATGCGCACTCCCGCCGAAGTCCTCGACCTCCGCCGCCAGTACCTGATCGCCCGCGACTACGAATCCTTCGCCGAGCTGTTCGCCGAAGACGGTGTCATCGAACTCCCGTTCGCAGTCGACGGCCTACCCGCCCGCTTGGAGGGTCGCGAAGCCATCCGGGACTTCTCACTGAAGACCAGCGACCGTCCGATCGAGATCCTCGACCTGCAAACCGTCCAGCTCCACCAGACCGCCGACCCCGAGGTAGTGGTCCTGGAACTCGTCACCAAAGGCCGCCACACCACCACAAACCAGCCCTTCGAAGCCCCTTGCATCCAGGTCTTCCGAATCCGGAACGGCCAGATCAAACACTTCCGCGACTACGTAGCAGCAGGAAAAATTCCAGGCCTGACCTAG
- a CDS encoding sensor histidine kinase yields the protein MSEQIWPLRLTVVPYLLLAGLAAVTVLIKRDRLGSLAVDLVLCALIGLWTLGMFTLRPAKRTDHRWIGVFIAGFVLLLAVLVLRDPWFGFLTPAGYFYTFILLPWPIELIGVGSVAVLAGYAQSYAIPKTDVLGVLVTAAVIAVNVVGMCLASWLGRRSDVLSGQRQEAVDALTETNRRLEDTLAENAVLHEQLVTQAREAGVIDERQRMAREIHDTLAQGLTGIVAQLQAAETADDWRRYVTNAIGLARESLTEARRSVHALRPQPLQSATLGDAIADVVRRWSALHGVDGQLTTTGSPRVLTPETESTLLRATQEALANVAKYAQATRVGVTLSYMEKEVALDVRDDGIGFDPAAPRPSSEAGGYGLVAMRQRVEALNGTLEIESEPGFGTAISATVPLTGAGA from the coding sequence ATGAGTGAACAGATCTGGCCGCTGCGGCTCACGGTGGTGCCTTATCTGCTCCTCGCAGGGCTCGCCGCCGTCACCGTCCTGATCAAGCGCGACCGGCTCGGGTCACTCGCGGTCGACCTGGTGCTGTGCGCGCTGATCGGGCTGTGGACGCTCGGCATGTTCACGCTCCGACCGGCCAAGCGCACCGACCATCGCTGGATCGGCGTCTTCATCGCCGGGTTCGTGCTACTGCTCGCGGTGCTGGTACTCCGGGATCCGTGGTTCGGGTTCCTGACCCCGGCCGGGTACTTCTACACCTTCATCCTGCTGCCGTGGCCGATCGAACTGATCGGTGTCGGGTCGGTCGCGGTCCTCGCCGGCTACGCGCAGTCGTACGCGATCCCGAAGACCGACGTCCTCGGCGTGCTCGTCACCGCGGCGGTGATCGCGGTGAACGTGGTCGGGATGTGCCTCGCGTCGTGGCTCGGCCGGCGCAGCGACGTACTGAGCGGGCAGCGGCAGGAGGCGGTCGACGCGCTGACCGAGACGAACCGCCGGCTCGAAGACACACTCGCGGAGAACGCGGTGCTGCACGAGCAACTGGTGACGCAGGCGCGCGAGGCCGGCGTCATCGACGAACGACAGCGGATGGCGCGCGAGATCCACGACACGCTCGCCCAGGGGCTGACCGGTATCGTTGCGCAGCTGCAGGCCGCGGAAACCGCCGACGACTGGCGGCGGTACGTGACGAACGCGATCGGCCTCGCCCGCGAGAGCCTCACCGAGGCGCGGCGTTCGGTGCACGCGCTGCGCCCGCAGCCGCTGCAGTCGGCGACGCTGGGCGACGCGATCGCGGACGTCGTACGGCGCTGGTCGGCGCTGCACGGTGTCGACGGACAACTGACCACTACCGGCTCGCCGCGGGTGCTGACACCCGAGACCGAGTCGACCCTGCTCCGCGCGACTCAGGAGGCGTTGGCGAACGTGGCGAAATATGCACAGGCGACACGCGTGGGTGTGACGCTGTCGTACATGGAGAAGGAGGTCGCTCTCGACGTCCGGGACGACGGCATCGGGTTCGATCCTGCTGCGCCCAGGCCGTCGTCGGAGGCCGGTGGATACGGGCTGGTCGCGATGCGCCAGCGGGTCGAGGCGCTGAACGGGACGCTGGAGATCGAGTCCGAGCCGGGGTTCGGTACGGCGATCTCCGCGACCGTACCGTTGACGGGAGCGGGCGCATGA
- a CDS encoding DUF4097 family beta strand repeat-containing protein, translating to MADEVEDVIEQARQKLVEIVRMMMRFMDRQSRDDSRFFRGLVDRQAPGLTRLIDQGRSTPEASRTLGEFLRPGWEGNLTEAFGQIRGDHPVFQDPAVRQATNEYLALRPQLAQRAEQMVTELQQLGAPEAAANLQRQTQQATTRLPAAAPPAQQLPPRPAQAPTPPRPVQAPTAPRPVQAPSATGPAQALGPQTQAPQARAGQMPPTGPGAQPTPPATRAPGPSGPATAPQSPTPGAGQTPGPAPTPPRTQAPGVGQVPASGSPASRAQAPGVGQAPAAGPAPSVTRTTGVGGRAASPQQPIPGTGQPAGVPTPPRTQAPGVGQVSAGGAPASGAQAPGVNQAPGVGDAQPGAGQVGTTRTIAAGVGGPVKLDAGLLGAAGRVVVRADPNCTEARITIRTADQTGPAADAVRGATLESSPDGRMTASAQQTQPGVAFVQNGPQPGAGNIVGDGYVTHNGNVVSSYYTNSPNGFSVVSQSGNGAVITGSVNNVSFDNGRIQIGSISGGAFSIGPQTSPIEIEAIVPEGSSVECSTDSANIETHGRVDVVEANTASGNVSVDQANAVTADTASGQVRVQNANQVQANTASGAVSVGNATEVRANTASGAVSVGDATEVRANSASGAVSVRNAETVRATTASGAVRVDSSKDVSARTASGAITVGNADKAVVRSHSGSVNIGTTKDATARSQDGDVTIRDVRGSARANSGTGAVSVHATEGGTVKASSTLRPVTVTATDKAVGDGLTVNAEGPAGQVRTPEGANTGTAAAAGSTGARDFNDTSRADRARDTGAGRG from the coding sequence GTGGCTGACGAAGTAGAAGATGTCATCGAGCAGGCCCGCCAGAAACTGGTGGAGATCGTGCGCATGATGATGCGGTTCATGGACCGCCAGTCGCGCGACGACAGCCGGTTCTTCCGCGGCCTGGTGGACCGGCAGGCGCCTGGGCTGACGCGGCTGATCGACCAGGGCCGCAGTACGCCGGAGGCCTCGCGCACGCTCGGTGAGTTCCTCAGGCCCGGCTGGGAAGGCAATCTGACCGAGGCTTTCGGGCAGATCCGCGGGGACCATCCGGTGTTCCAGGATCCGGCGGTACGGCAGGCGACCAACGAGTACCTCGCCCTGCGGCCGCAGTTGGCACAGCGCGCGGAACAGATGGTCACCGAACTCCAGCAGCTCGGCGCTCCCGAAGCCGCGGCCAATCTCCAGCGCCAGACCCAACAAGCGACCACCCGACTCCCGGCCGCCGCCCCACCCGCCCAACAGCTCCCCCCACGCCCCGCCCAGGCGCCAACTCCACCCCGCCCGGTCCAGGCGCCGACCGCGCCCCGCCCGGTCCAGGCGCCGAGCGCAACAGGTCCCGCCCAGGCGCTGGGGCCGCAAACCCAGGCGCCACAGGCACGGGCCGGACAGATGCCCCCGACCGGCCCCGGCGCCCAACCAACACCACCCGCAACCCGCGCCCCCGGGCCCAGTGGACCCGCCACAGCGCCACAGTCCCCCACACCCGGCGCAGGCCAGACCCCCGGCCCCGCCCCGACCCCACCACGAACGCAAGCACCCGGCGTCGGCCAGGTGCCTGCGAGCGGTTCGCCCGCATCGCGAGCCCAAGCGCCCGGCGTCGGCCAGGCGCCTGCTGCCGGCCCGGCGCCGTCCGTGACCCGTACGACCGGTGTGGGCGGACGCGCCGCATCACCACAGCAGCCGATCCCCGGAACCGGCCAACCCGCCGGTGTCCCGACTCCACCACGAACGCAAGCACCCGGCGTCGGCCAGGTGTCCGCGGGCGGTGCGCCCGCGTCGGGAGCCCAAGCGCCGGGCGTCAATCAGGCGCCTGGGGTGGGGGATGCGCAGCCTGGCGCGGGGCAGGTTGGGACCACTCGGACGATTGCGGCTGGGGTGGGTGGGCCGGTGAAGTTGGATGCGGGGTTGCTGGGGGCTGCCGGCCGGGTGGTGGTGCGGGCTGATCCGAACTGCACCGAGGCGAGGATCACGATTCGTACTGCGGATCAGACCGGGCCGGCGGCGGACGCCGTACGGGGGGCGACGCTGGAGTCGTCGCCCGACGGGCGGATGACCGCCTCGGCCCAGCAGACGCAGCCGGGTGTCGCGTTCGTCCAGAACGGACCGCAGCCGGGTGCCGGCAACATCGTCGGTGACGGGTACGTGACCCACAACGGCAACGTCGTGAGCAGCTACTACACGAACTCGCCGAACGGATTCTCGGTGGTCAGCCAGTCCGGCAACGGTGCCGTCATCACCGGCAGCGTCAACAACGTCAGCTTCGACAACGGTCGCATCCAGATCGGCAGCATCAGCGGCGGCGCGTTCTCGATCGGGCCGCAGACCTCGCCGATCGAGATCGAGGCGATCGTCCCGGAGGGCAGCTCGGTCGAGTGCTCGACCGACAGCGCGAACATCGAGACCCATGGCCGCGTGGACGTGGTCGAGGCCAACACCGCCAGCGGCAACGTGAGCGTCGACCAGGCGAACGCCGTCACGGCCGACACTGCCAGCGGCCAAGTCCGCGTCCAGAACGCGAACCAGGTGCAGGCCAACACCGCCAGCGGCGCCGTGAGCGTCGGGAACGCCACCGAGGTCCGCGCTAACACTGCCAGCGGCGCCGTGAGCGTCGGGGACGCCACCGAGGTTCGTGCCAACTCGGCCAGCGGCGCCGTGAGCGTACGCAACGCCGAGACGGTCCGGGCCACCACAGCCAGCGGGGCCGTGCGGGTCGACAGCTCGAAGGACGTCAGCGCACGGACGGCCAGTGGTGCCATCACGGTCGGAAATGCCGACAAGGCCGTCGTCAGGTCGCATTCCGGCAGCGTGAACATCGGGACGACCAAGGATGCGACGGCGCGCTCGCAGGACGGCGATGTCACCATCCGCGACGTCCGTGGTTCGGCGCGGGCCAACTCGGGGACCGGTGCCGTCTCCGTGCATGCGACCGAGGGCGGAACTGTGAAGGCGAGTTCGACCCTGCGCCCGGTCACCGTGACTGCTACCGACAAGGCGGTCGGTGATGGGCTGACGGTCAATGCGGAGGGGCCGGCCGGGCAGGTGCGCACGCCGGAGGGCGCTAACACCGGGACCGCGGCGGCGGCCGGGTCGACTGGTGCTCGGGACTTCAACGACACCAGCCGGGCGGACCGCGCGCGCGACACCGGAGCCGGAAGAGGTTAG
- a CDS encoding FMN-binding negative transcriptional regulator: MYVPAHFAGDEQAVQELLAKHGAADLVTMTADGLLATMLPFVHDRERNVLLGHLARNNEQWQQPIVGDALVIMRGPDAYVSPAWYASKQEHGRVVPTWNYITAHVYGTMTVYDDPAWVENVVRRLSELHESGRPEPWSVDDAPAKYVSGQLRAIVGVEIAIKRIEAKFKLSQNRPEADIDGVIGGLQGDGEEQLADAVAEHRP, translated from the coding sequence ATGTACGTGCCGGCGCACTTCGCGGGTGATGAGCAGGCGGTTCAGGAACTGCTGGCGAAACACGGTGCCGCGGATCTGGTGACGATGACGGCGGACGGTCTGCTGGCGACGATGCTGCCGTTCGTCCACGACCGCGAGCGGAACGTGCTGCTCGGGCACCTGGCGCGGAACAACGAGCAATGGCAGCAGCCCATCGTCGGCGACGCGTTGGTGATCATGCGCGGGCCGGACGCGTACGTCTCCCCCGCCTGGTACGCGTCCAAGCAGGAGCACGGCCGCGTCGTACCGACCTGGAACTACATCACCGCGCATGTGTACGGGACGATGACCGTGTACGACGATCCCGCCTGGGTGGAGAACGTCGTACGGCGGTTGTCCGAGCTGCACGAATCCGGGCGGCCGGAGCCGTGGTCGGTTGATGACGCGCCGGCGAAGTACGTCAGCGGTCAGCTCCGGGCGATCGTCGGGGTGGAGATCGCGATCAAGCGGATCGAGGCGAAGTTCAAGCTCAGCCAGAACCGGCCGGAAGCTGACATCGACGGTGTGATCGGTGGGCTTCAGGGTGACGGCGAGGAGCAGTTGGCTGACGCTGTGGCCGAGCACCGGCCCTGA